One Suncus etruscus isolate mSunEtr1 chromosome 13, mSunEtr1.pri.cur, whole genome shotgun sequence genomic region harbors:
- the LOC126025808 gene encoding keratin-associated protein 13-1-like: MSSNCCSGSFSTSSRGGSRRCSSLFPCSPSNLVYSTDICSPSTSQLGSSLYTGCGETTCEPTRCQRSIVVSRPCQTSCFQPRSTFLCSPCDTYTGSLNCRPSSSCSLGYGSRSCYSLGCGFQGLRSRSYGVCSFPSLRYEDRFCRSFYCPSRRLYSSYYQPFCTFGFY; encoded by the coding sequence ATGTCCAGCAACTGCTGCTCTGGAAGCTTCTCCACCAGCTCCCGTGGGGGATCTAGGCGCTGTTCAAGCTTATTTCCCTGTTCTCCCAGCAACCTGGTCTACAGCACTGACATCTGCTCTCCCAGCACCAGCCAACTAGGATCATCTCTCTACACTGGCTGTGGCGAGACCACCTGTGAGCCCACCAGGTGCCAGAGGTCCATTGTGGTGTCGCGTCCCTGCCAGACGTCCTGCTTTCAGCCAAGGTCCACGTTCCTCTGCAGCCCCTGCGACACTTACACAGGGTCCCTGAACTGCAGACCCAGCAGCAGCTGCTCCCTGGGCTATGGGTCTAGAAGCTGCTACTCACTGGGATGTGGATTCCAGGGCTTGAGATCCAGAAGCTATGGAGTCTGTAGTTTCCCTTCCCTTCGCTATGAAGATCGATTCTGTCGTTCTTTCTACTGTCCTTCCAGAAGACTCTATTCATCTTACTATCAGCCATTCTGCACATTTGGCTTTTACTGA